A genome region from Paenibacillus pabuli includes the following:
- a CDS encoding DUF6386 family protein: MEGTFQFVTGTATMCLYDLASLKHRVEEPSDWWSIPQDELAEVNAGHCLFFNLGADGMYEVAWRVDISETDGEMQEMQGVQVFHLQVPSGSVFLGAAEDVSGGELEPNESCEGITLPLQPGNVACMVSREGNHISLTILPSAQGHNELDSLIRI; this comes from the coding sequence ATGGAAGGGACATTTCAATTCGTTACGGGTACGGCAACCATGTGCCTGTACGATCTGGCTTCGTTAAAGCACCGTGTAGAAGAGCCATCGGACTGGTGGTCCATTCCCCAAGATGAACTGGCAGAGGTGAACGCAGGTCATTGTCTCTTTTTTAATCTGGGCGCGGATGGAATGTATGAGGTAGCATGGCGTGTAGATATATCGGAAACAGATGGTGAAATGCAAGAAATGCAAGGTGTTCAGGTGTTCCATCTGCAAGTTCCCTCCGGCAGCGTATTCTTGGGTGCAGCTGAAGATGTCAGTGGAGGCGAACTGGAGCCGAATGAGTCATGCGAAGGGATAACCTTGCCGCTCCAGCCTGGAAATGTGGCTTGCATGGTCTCAAGAGAAGGCAATCACATCTCGCTGACGATTCTACCAAGTGCTCAAGGGCACAACGAGCTGGATAGTCTGATCCGGATTTAA
- a CDS encoding SMI1/KNR4 family protein: MYEQQLKRIHAKLKSLRSLDTDMDLFGAENHAYEMGRVWTPEEIAVFEQNWKIKLPEEYRAFLLHIGSGGAGPYYGLEKPENGVYAVIGYDDVLNAISDPFLHIEAWNWDYDWYDDSKEEEEWDALDHEYLDPKWSAGLLRISDFGCGISMNLVLNGPCSGEIWTDDRANRNGIYPDHYWGNTERLHFLDWYELWLDRSLRELHEE, from the coding sequence ATGTACGAGCAGCAACTGAAACGCATACACGCGAAGTTAAAGAGTCTTCGAAGCCTGGACACAGATATGGACCTGTTTGGTGCAGAGAACCATGCGTATGAGATGGGGCGAGTATGGACACCGGAAGAGATCGCGGTGTTTGAACAGAATTGGAAGATTAAGCTGCCGGAGGAGTATCGGGCTTTTTTGCTGCATATTGGATCGGGTGGCGCAGGCCCATATTACGGACTGGAGAAGCCGGAAAACGGCGTGTATGCCGTAATTGGATATGATGATGTACTGAATGCTATCTCGGATCCATTTCTCCATATTGAGGCTTGGAACTGGGATTATGACTGGTATGATGACAGCAAGGAAGAAGAGGAGTGGGATGCGCTGGACCATGAATATTTGGATCCTAAATGGTCGGCGGGCCTGCTGCGCATAAGTGATTTTGGCTGCGGCATTTCCATGAATCTGGTCTTGAATGGACCATGCAGCGGGGAGATTTGGACCGATGATCGGGCGAATCGTAACGGTATTTATCCGGATCATTATTGGGGTAATACGGAACGTTTGCATTTTCTGGATTGGTATGAGTTATGGCTGGATCGTTCCCTTCGAGAATTGCATGAAGAATAG
- a CDS encoding DUF5412 family protein → MSWFALFSVLILYFLSFYSLYSNMNNQWLIVPPAYVLLVTSIFVLALAILGYKDRSNNFAKLRSWISVILSAVLIFLLLVVASFTAMFSGSKVILTTTHSPDQHYTLKFYKTDAGAMGTFGIVGELQGALWFRKVVYSERKTDQVHLEWSNNHTVVINGRQVNLLQGETRIPQ, encoded by the coding sequence ATGAGCTGGTTTGCATTGTTCTCCGTGCTAATCTTATATTTCTTATCGTTTTACTCATTATATTCCAATATGAATAATCAATGGTTAATCGTTCCGCCTGCCTATGTGCTGCTCGTTACTTCGATATTCGTTCTTGCTCTGGCTATACTTGGTTATAAAGATCGATCGAACAACTTTGCGAAGCTAAGAAGCTGGATCTCGGTGATTCTCTCCGCAGTCCTCATTTTCCTACTACTTGTTGTTGCATCATTTACTGCGATGTTCTCCGGATCAAAAGTAATACTCACGACGACACATTCGCCAGATCAGCACTATACACTAAAGTTCTATAAAACGGATGCGGGTGCAATGGGGACATTCGGTATTGTAGGGGAATTACAGGGAGCACTTTGGTTTCGGAAGGTTGTATATTCTGAGCGAAAGACGGATCAAGTCCATTTGGAATGGAGCAATAACCACACCGTTGTCATTAATGGCCGCCAAGTGAATTTATTGCAAGGGGAGACAAGGATTCCACAATAA